A single Choristoneura fumiferana chromosome 9, NRCan_CFum_1, whole genome shotgun sequence DNA region contains:
- the LOC141430797 gene encoding phospholipase A2-like: protein MCFVKFVLVLIVNVFVLSGGWVINEVDFPSLQGKGLDPEDGNDVEEFNELRFSLIYPGTKWCGAGNVADSYDDLGSSRETDKCCRAHDFCPDVISAGETKYGLTNSAFYSRLSCECDEEFRRCLRTASTKTAKQIGTIYFNALRTQCFREDYPVVGCTRRGGWLNSKCLEPEFDKSGARVFQWFDVPNY, encoded by the exons atgtgttTCGTCAAATTTGTTTTGGTTTTGATCGTGAATGTTTTTGTTCTTAGTGGTGGGTGGGTGATCAACGAGGTTGATTTTCCGAGTCTTCAGGGTAAAGGACTGGACCCGGAAGACGGGAATGATGTGGAAGAATTCAACGAATTAAGATTCAGTTTGATTTATCCGG GCACGAAATGGTGCGGCGCTGGCAACGTGGCCGACAGCTACGACGACTTGGGCTCTTCCCGGGAGACCGACAAGTGCTGTCGCGCGCACGACTTCTGCCCCGACGTGATCTCCGCTGGCGAGACCAAATATGGACTCACTAACAGCGCATTCTACTCGCG ACTAAGCTGCGAATGCGACGAGGAATTCCGCCGCTGTCTGCGCACCGCCAGCACTAAGACTGCGAAGCAGATCGGCACCATCTACTTCAACGCGCTCCGGACTCAATGCTTCCGGGAAGACTACCCGGTGGTGGGCTGCACGAGACGCGGCGG GTGGTTAAACAGCAAGTGCCTGGAGCCCGAGTTTGACAAGAGCGGCGCGCGCGTATTCCAGTGGTTTGATGTGCCTAACTATTAG